The stretch of DNA gctgatatctcaaagtgctgtacaatcATCGTCCTGAACTTCCATAGTGCCCATGGGATAGGTTCACGCATCGCCTGCACTAAGAGACACACGAGGGGCCACATACAGACCGTTCAAATATCCACATGaccatttttatataaaaaataataattttgagaCCAATTGGTCACATACTAGTATTGTTTTACTAACTCTAATGAATAAGTTACATTTAACAGTATAGCAGCATGGTTGAAATGGGAAGGTGACCCAAGGTCTCATTCTAGAAAACTGACTGTTGTGCCCTTGTGGcataatgtaaatgtatgttaCATAACCAGCTGTACTGAGGTACTGTGTAGGTACTGGGTCAAATACCTTGCAGTGCACATTGACTTAACTAAAATAATATTTCCTCAGAAGAAACTATGACAGGACAACTGGACATGAATTACAAGAAAACACTGTCATTATACTTTACACTGCTCTGTTACTGAAAAGCATCAAGTCTGCATCAAATCCCTGTCTCAACATACAGTATACCTAATAATACTCAGACTTGCAGATAGAAGGCTAACAGCAGCAGTGTGAGAAGCCCTTATTTTGGTGTTGAAGAGAATCAATGATCTAGCACACAATTTATATAGACTCATGGCCTTGAGGGGCGGGCTTTGGATGATTACCAGAGAGTGCCGGATGCAAAGTACACAATTGTACACAGGTTACTGCACAAACAGACACTATCAAACACTTACAGACCTGTGTATAGTGATAAAGGTGCATTGAATCACATTTCAATACtggttacatgttttatttaatgttttatttaagtCATTTTTATCACAATCTATTTTTCAAGCGACAGGATAATATGCATAGAGACAGGAGACTCAGTAAGTCATTGTACAAGGCTGACTGGAGTCATGAACTGGAAATGTGTGGGAATTTAAGCATGTGTTTTGTCATTTACACAGCTGTCTTCCAAAGAACACTGGAATACAGTGTTCTTTAGAAGAAAGTTAGGGGAAAGGCTAAATTTACCTTCCAGAGTATTAGTAATTTATTTGATACAGTAAAATGCTATTTTAACCCTAACAATGACTGCTTTAAGAAAGCAATATTACACTAGAGCAGGGCtcgccaaccctgttcctggagagctaccatcctgaaGGTTTTCACACCAaccctgtaggttcactccaaccctgttcctggagcgctaccatcctgtaggttcacactccaaccctaatctagcacacctgattctaataattagctgaaCCAGGTTAATtaatctccaggaacagggttggaaacaCCTGTACTAGAGTAGATTACACTAtacatcctttgtcctgatctgatccacattctgattgtgcccacatacACTATAGCTGTTACATCTACACATGATAGTAAAACATGTCTCTTATCCATCCACATTGTGACCAGATATCCTGGTCCCTCCCTGTATGTAAGTTATTTAACAGATATTATTTTAAAGACACATAttgatgccataagtcaatggCATTACCTGCCAATGATTTTAGAGGGCAGGTggtgatgatttaaatggtttaaaACGTTCACTGTTTCCATCAGTCTATATTTGTAAGGTTGCATctacaccagtgtttcccaacaccTGTCCTCGATTAACCCAATAGCACACATTTTTGctgtagccccggacaaactcAACGGTtacaatttttttgtatttattagagATCCCATCctcactactcttcctggggtccaaacacattaaggcacttacacaaaacaaaagacaacaatacatcatataaaGAATACACCACTATATAGCTACAACACAAAATGTatgataccaccatacaacaatattacaatgtacatgtgtgtgtctgtacctgtgtgtcctttcacagtccccgctgttccataaggtagacttttatgtttataaaaaaatctgtttctactgcttgcatcagttacctgatgtggaatgtagtcatggctctatttagtactgtgcgccttccaCAATCTGCTCTGGATTTGGGGagtgtgaagagacctctggtggcatgtcttgtggggttgATGATTAGATGACAAGTTGAATCCGatgtgcttgtccagggctacatctaaaatgtgtactgttgggtcTACTCTAGGACTGGAGTTAGAAAACACTGGTCTACACAGACACTAATTGGTTTTTTGACCAATCGGCTCggaaaaagagctgatgtgaaaagatttgatgtgattggtcaaaataccaattagtggaaaaatatcagaattgggctgcgtgtgtaaacgcagcctaagatatccagacacaatgcatATCTGACTGCCTCCAGAGGTGGTCAGGAATATCTGATCACAATGTGTCTTCtaatcatctacacctgtctaaaaatatGGGCACAATCGGACCGTGGAcatgatcaggacaaaggactgatgttagaaccaggtataaatggGGCTATTGATAGCAGCAGTCCTTGGTAAACCAGTTTAGCACCCAAGGAAAGTATTTGAACCCTGAGATGCCATTCCGATTCCAGACTGAATGACACAACCCCTCATCTTATCACTTGTTCTCTTTAGCCTCCCTTCATCCAACATCAGAGGTAAAGTTGGTGTTTCCTCTGTCATGCATCCAACCGCCCTCCTGTTGCTGCTGACTGGTAAGACTGTCACGTTCTAATTATGATTAGAAGATTGTTGCCCCCTTGAACcaatgttgaattgacgtctgtgcccggtAACTCTGTTATATGGAACCTCAATGTCAGGAATATGTGCAGTAGTGTGACTGATTGCTTCATCTCTTTCTTCTGCCAGCCTATGTGGCTCATGGTTCACTGCTGCAATTTGTCAGAATGATCAAGTGCACCCAGCCTGAAGTCAACCCCTTCATGTATAATAACTACGGCTGTTGGTGTGGCTTGGGGGGGACTGGAAATCCAAGGGATGCGCTGGATGGGTAACTGAATTTTATTCAACTTATGTTGGACATCATGAccaggtttttgtgtgtgtgtgtgtgtgtgtgtgtgtgtgtgtgtgtgtgtgtgtgtatattacgaCTGGTGGTCACAATTtcgtcagccagtgattgtcaagcaaataactgtcggtctcagtaattgaccgttaattaacaaacacactaGTCATCtcttggcttccacacatagcatACAAGGccctgatgcagacctttggaacatctacatgcttaatttagagttattaatataACTTAATTTGTtcggctatatgttttgatttttaatacaagCTGCATGATGCGCCTCTAATGATTTAAGagaagttgcttgaaaggcatgctTTAGattggaccattatcatgcacctgtatcgaaacggGGGCAgcggaaaaaaatacatgtcatctatgcacttaaatagcaaatggaggatgcttttccctgtggtttattttcatgccagccaggtagactatactcctgttgtaaagataagcaatatacttaatattaggaaagttgaaaaataaatatagtaggcctaccctatagaaagctgatacttctctttttagtagaggccattaCTCTGTTTTCTCGtgtaattgcatagcctattgaaatgttgcgcaacatgagctcatgtttcattttcaaatacattttctttgatgtcagagtgattatagGGACaatagtgctgagtaccaggcagttagcacgtttagtaggctactaatgaccatcagagcttggagaagcgtaattaccgtgactaaacagtcacgtggaatttgactgccttcatgactcgtggtggtaatatggtcaccacaacagccctgtgTATATCTCAAACTCTTTACTTTTTCCTCTTTAACTCAGGTGTTGTGAGGTCCACGACCACTGCTATCAAGCGAGCAGGCATCTTCCAGATTGCCGTCCCGTCATTGATTATCCTTACATCAATCTGTATAGATTCTCTTGCACTAATGGGCAGGTCTCCTGTTCAGGTAACAACTGAACTCTAGAAACAAAATAATTTGTGGACATTTGCAATAAACAATACAATCTGTCCAAGCTCTATGAAATTGTCAGATGCACTGACGTTTTGTTGTGAAGGTGAGGTTTCAGCTTTGTCTGCTACTAATGTTTATCATGAGCCTAAACCTGTGTCCTTACTCCTCAGCCTCCAGCCACGTGTGCCAGGtctcagtgtgtgagtgtgatcgTGTCGCCACAAACTGCTTCGCCCAGTCGACCTACAACCCTAAGAACAAGAACCTGGACCCCAAAGTCCACTGTCTCTCCTGAGCCAAGTCAAATCTGGAAGCAGCACCAACATCTGAAACTAAATATGTAAACACAACTGTAGATTCACAGAATGTTTATGAATCCTGTTTCATGCATAATGTGTGCCATGTTTGCTGAAACTGAATTTATTTTGCTAACAAAACTGACAACCTGATTAAATTATTGAATGGCACTCTTGAGTGTTTGTTAGTTCTGCATTTTTATTTAAAGCATAGGTGCCCTACTTGCAACCATTTTAAATTTAAACAGTTTATCAGCCAATTTAAATTGTTGATTTACTTGCATGTGACAGAATGCTAAATt from Salvelinus sp. IW2-2015 linkage group LG33, ASM291031v2, whole genome shotgun sequence encodes:
- the LOC111957543 gene encoding phospholipase A2, minor isoenzyme isoform X2, producing the protein MHPTALLLLLTAYVAHGSLLQFVRMIKCTQPEVNPFMYNNYGCWCGLGGTGNPRDALDGCCEVHDHCYQASRHLPDCRPVIDYPYINLYRFSCTNGQVSCSASSHVCQVSVCECDRVATNCFAQSTYNPKNKNLDPKVHCLS
- the LOC111957543 gene encoding phospholipase A2, minor isoenzyme isoform X1, yielding MTQPLILSLVLFSLPSSNIRGKVGVSSVMHPTALLLLLTAYVAHGSLLQFVRMIKCTQPEVNPFMYNNYGCWCGLGGTGNPRDALDGCCEVHDHCYQASRHLPDCRPVIDYPYINLYRFSCTNGQVSCSASSHVCQVSVCECDRVATNCFAQSTYNPKNKNLDPKVHCLS